The following coding sequences are from one Humulus lupulus chromosome X, drHumLupu1.1, whole genome shotgun sequence window:
- the LOC133806336 gene encoding uncharacterized protein LOC133806336, translating into MSSYVKFIKEILSKKRRLDDFETVALTEGCSAILQRKLPQKLQDLGSFTIPCTIGKFECKHALCDLGASINLMPLSVFRKLCLGEPWRRIQRFPLFLGPFLATGQALIDVIKGEFRLRVQGEEVVFNVFKAMSYPRSSDSCFNVDVIDGVVSKKRITNDPLELALALGDDNEEEEWGLMNIILMEEDSKPSIEAQRRLNPSMKDVVLKQVLNW; encoded by the exons ATGTCGAGTTATGTGAAATTCATAAAAGAGATTTTATCGAAGAAACGAAGGTTGGACGACTTtgagacagtggcacttactgaAGGGTGCAGTGCAATTCTCCAAAGGAAGCTTCCACAAAAGCTTCAAGATCTGGGGAGCTTTACTATCCCTTGTACTATAGGGAAATTTGAATGCAAACATGCTCTTTgtgatcttggagcaagtatcaaTCTCATGCCTCTATCTGTATTTCGAAAGCTTTGTCTTGGTGAG CCATGGAGGAGGATACAACGGTTCCCATTATTCTTGGGACCATTCTTGGCTACCGGACAAGCCCTCATTGATGTGATCAAAGGTGAGTTTAGGTTGAGAGTTCAAGGGGAAGAAGTGGTCTTTAATGTATTTAAGGCCATGTCTTATCCAAGATCAAGTGATAGTTGCTTTAATGTTGATGTGATTGATGGGGTGGTTTCGAAAAAGAGGATTACTAATGATCCTCTTGAGTTGGCTTTGGCTTTAGGTGATGATAATGAAGAGGAGGAATGGGGACTCATGAATAT AATTCTTATGGAAGAAGATAGCAAACCCTCCATTGAAGCTCAACGAAGGCTAAATCCATCTATGAAGGATGTTGTTCTGAAGCAAGTACTGAACTGGTAG